In Saccharothrix syringae, the following are encoded in one genomic region:
- a CDS encoding AfsR/SARP family transcriptional regulator yields the protein MAAVVRLLGEVAADVGGTAVDLGPARQRCVVAALAVDAGRVVPVERLVERVWGLAPPRRARATLHSYVSRLRQVLGPERLVRRAGGYLLDADRTTVDLHRFRELCARARAAGDQRAESLLVEALRLWRGDPLTGLAGEWAETARDRLRRERLTAENDLVDVRLRAGRGGELVAELSARVAEHPLDERVAAQYLQALYRAGRTADALAHYRLLRTRLAEELGTDPGAELRRLHQQVLDADPALTAPRPTGTAPAHTAPVTPVPRQLPPPPPGFVGRADELAALSAHLDGTALDGTAPGTQPDPAGQPYGTAPPGRTVVISAVAGAGGIGKTWLALHWAHRNAHRFPDGQLFVDLRGFSPAGTPMDPSTALRGFLDALGVEPRSVPTDPHAQAGLYRSLMADRRILVVADNARDNEQVVPLLPGSPTCTVLVTSRQRLTGLVSGHGARLVRVDVLSDDEARQVLVNRLGAERVAAEPEAVAELLLCCKGFPLALGVVVGRAVAHPEFPLAALAEELREAVLDPLDDDNPPAGLRAVLSWSVQALAVEQARVLALLGLAPGPDIGLHAAAALVGLPGSGTRSVLRALENLHLVEQHSPARWRMHDLVKTYAAEQAHRELPEADRARALARLVDHHLHTAHAADRLLHPYRPPIRLPAPHPGSRPRDPGTAGAALDWFTAERHNLLALVREPPAPGTAGPVWRLAWALDTFLYRQGHLDDAVEVWRAGLADAERYGDPAVRTLAHRLLGAALTYADRLDPAAAHLTAALALAEGTGDLLAQAHTHRSLAQVAERQGRGRDAVEHATRALGLYRGLGLSELEALALNAVGWYLARVGDHERARAHCEAALELARGRHHEVEAAALDSLAYIAHRTGGHDVAVEHYRHAIALFRLQGDVHSESGTLERLGRAYRALGRTDEARRAWRRAVELYRAQHRAEEARAVVALLHELDRDT from the coding sequence ATGGCAGCGGTGGTGAGGCTGCTCGGCGAGGTGGCCGCGGACGTGGGCGGGACGGCGGTCGACCTGGGGCCGGCGCGGCAGCGGTGCGTGGTGGCCGCGCTGGCGGTGGACGCGGGCCGGGTGGTGCCCGTCGAGCGGTTGGTGGAGCGGGTGTGGGGCCTGGCACCGCCCCGGCGGGCGCGGGCCACGCTGCACAGCTACGTGTCCCGGCTGCGGCAGGTCCTGGGCCCGGAGCGGCTGGTGCGGCGGGCGGGCGGCTACCTGCTGGACGCGGACCGCACGACCGTGGACCTGCACCGGTTCCGCGAGCTGTGCGCGCGGGCCCGGGCCGCCGGGGACCAGCGGGCCGAGTCGCTGCTGGTCGAGGCGCTGCGGCTGTGGCGCGGCGACCCGCTGACCGGCCTGGCGGGCGAGTGGGCGGAGACCGCGCGGGACCGGTTGCGCCGCGAGCGGCTGACCGCCGAGAACGACCTGGTCGACGTGCGCCTGCGGGCCGGGCGCGGTGGCGAGCTGGTGGCCGAGCTGTCCGCGCGGGTCGCCGAGCACCCGCTGGACGAGCGCGTGGCGGCGCAGTACCTCCAGGCGCTCTACCGCGCCGGGCGCACGGCCGACGCGCTGGCGCACTACCGGCTGCTGCGGACCCGCCTGGCCGAGGAGTTGGGCACCGACCCAGGCGCCGAGCTGCGGCGGCTGCACCAGCAGGTGCTCGACGCCGACCCGGCGCTGACCGCACCGCGACCGACCGGGACCGCACCCGCGCACACCGCACCCGTCACGCCGGTCCCCCGGCAGCTCCCGCCACCGCCGCCCGGCTTCGTCGGCCGCGCCGACGAGCTGGCCGCGCTCAGCGCGCACCTCGACGGCACCGCGCTCGACGGCACCGCGCCCGGCACGCAGCCCGACCCCGCCGGTCAGCCCTACGGCACCGCGCCGCCGGGCCGAACGGTGGTCATCTCGGCCGTGGCGGGCGCGGGCGGCATCGGCAAGACCTGGCTGGCCCTGCACTGGGCCCACCGCAACGCCCACCGGTTCCCGGACGGCCAGCTGTTCGTGGACCTGCGCGGCTTCAGCCCGGCGGGCACCCCGATGGACCCGTCGACCGCCCTGCGCGGCTTCCTCGACGCCCTCGGCGTGGAACCGCGCTCCGTCCCGACCGACCCGCACGCCCAGGCCGGCCTGTACCGGAGCCTGATGGCCGACCGGCGCATCCTCGTCGTGGCCGACAACGCGCGCGACAACGAGCAGGTGGTCCCGCTGCTGCCGGGCAGCCCGACCTGCACCGTCCTGGTCACCAGCCGGCAGCGGCTCACCGGCCTGGTCAGCGGCCACGGCGCGCGGCTGGTGCGGGTGGACGTGCTCTCCGACGACGAGGCGCGCCAGGTCCTGGTGAACCGGCTGGGCGCGGAGCGGGTCGCGGCCGAGCCGGAGGCGGTGGCCGAGCTGCTGCTGTGCTGCAAGGGGTTTCCGCTGGCGCTGGGCGTGGTGGTCGGCCGCGCGGTGGCGCACCCGGAGTTCCCGCTGGCGGCGCTGGCCGAGGAGCTGCGCGAGGCGGTGCTCGACCCGCTGGACGACGACAACCCGCCCGCCGGCCTGCGGGCCGTGCTGTCCTGGTCGGTCCAGGCGCTGGCGGTCGAGCAGGCCCGGGTGCTCGCGCTGCTGGGCCTGGCGCCCGGTCCGGACATCGGCCTGCACGCCGCCGCCGCGCTCGTCGGGCTGCCCGGGTCCGGCACCCGGTCGGTCCTGCGGGCCCTGGAGAACCTGCACCTGGTCGAGCAGCACAGCCCGGCGCGCTGGCGCATGCACGACCTGGTCAAGACCTACGCCGCCGAGCAGGCCCACCGCGAGCTGCCCGAGGCCGACCGGGCCCGCGCGCTGGCCCGGCTGGTCGACCACCACCTGCACACCGCGCACGCCGCCGACCGGCTGCTGCACCCGTACCGGCCGCCGATCCGGCTGCCCGCGCCCCACCCCGGCAGCCGCCCCCGCGACCCGGGCACCGCCGGCGCCGCGCTGGACTGGTTCACCGCCGAGCGGCACAACCTGCTGGCGCTGGTCCGCGAACCGCCCGCGCCCGGCACCGCCGGCCCGGTCTGGCGGCTCGCCTGGGCGCTGGACACGTTCCTGTACCGGCAGGGGCACCTCGACGACGCGGTGGAGGTGTGGCGGGCCGGGCTGGCCGACGCCGAGCGGTACGGAGACCCGGCCGTGCGGACCCTGGCCCACCGCCTGCTGGGCGCCGCGCTGACCTACGCCGACCGGCTCGACCCGGCCGCCGCGCACCTGACCGCCGCCCTGGCGCTGGCCGAGGGCACCGGCGACCTCCTCGCCCAGGCCCACACCCACCGCTCGCTCGCGCAGGTCGCCGAGCGGCAGGGCCGGGGGCGGGACGCGGTGGAGCACGCCACCCGCGCCCTGGGGCTGTACCGGGGCCTGGGCCTGTCGGAGCTGGAGGCGCTGGCGCTCAACGCGGTCGGCTGGTACCTGGCCCGGGTGGGCGACCACGAGCGGGCGCGCGCCCACTGCGAGGCCGCCCTGGAGCTGGCGCGGGGCCGCCACCACGAGGTCGAGGCCGCCGCGCTGGACAGCCTGGCCTACATCGCGCACCGCACCGGCGGGCACGACGTGGCCGTGGAGCACTACCGGCACGCCATCGCCCTGTTCCGCCTCCAGGGCGACGTGCACAGCGAGAGCGGCACCCTCGAACGCCTGGGCCGCGCCTACCGGGCCCTGGGCCGGACCGACGAGGCCCGCCGGGCGTGGCGGCGGGCGGTCGAGCTGTACCGGGCCCAGCACCGCGCCGAGGAGGCCCGCGCGGTGGTGGCGCTGCTGCACGAGCTGGACCGGGACACGTGA
- a CDS encoding HAD family hydrolase, whose translation MSTPPAVAFFDVDETVIKVKSMFEFLRHWMTAQGDDGSAYESFMAGVRELADAGVPRAEVNRHYYRRYAGASAADVRAAGEDWYASYRRRPDGFLTATVAAVAAHRAAGNRVVLVSGSFLPVLGPLMADVGADEALCGDPEVGPDGRYTGAIAVPMIGENKTAAVRARMAELGVDPADCYAYGDHQSDLGMLEAVGNPVVVGEDPVLVGKAEAGGWRRLPATTGPLGVPPRVLSVVE comes from the coding sequence ATGTCCACACCTCCCGCAGTCGCGTTCTTCGACGTCGACGAGACGGTCATCAAGGTCAAGAGCATGTTCGAGTTCCTGCGCCACTGGATGACGGCCCAGGGCGACGACGGCTCGGCGTACGAGTCGTTCATGGCCGGGGTGCGCGAACTGGCCGACGCCGGCGTGCCCCGCGCCGAGGTCAACCGGCACTACTACCGGCGGTACGCGGGCGCGTCGGCCGCCGACGTGCGCGCCGCGGGCGAGGACTGGTACGCGTCCTACCGGCGGCGGCCCGACGGCTTCCTCACCGCGACGGTCGCGGCCGTGGCGGCGCACCGCGCGGCGGGCAACCGGGTGGTGCTGGTCAGCGGCTCGTTCCTGCCGGTGCTGGGCCCGCTGATGGCGGACGTGGGCGCGGACGAGGCGCTGTGCGGCGACCCCGAGGTCGGGCCGGACGGCCGGTACACCGGCGCGATCGCGGTGCCCATGATCGGGGAGAACAAGACCGCCGCCGTGCGGGCCAGGATGGCCGAGCTGGGCGTGGACCCGGCCGACTGCTACGCCTACGGCGACCACCAGTCGGACCTGGGGATGCTGGAGGCGGTCGGCAACCCGGTCGTGGTGGGCGAGGACCCGGTGCTGGTCGGGAAGGCCGAGGCGGGCGGCTGGCGGCGCCTGCCGGCCACCACGGGACCGCTGGGGGTTCCGCCCCGCGTGCTGTCCGTTGTGGAGTGA
- a CDS encoding SgcJ/EcaC family oxidoreductase, translating into MNTEQNADVEAIKQVVARVEHAQRHELVDEFVALFRSDAIWTTAHGKRLTGRDEIAAFTRQVLPGAMRDLRATYEVVHVLFIRPDVAAVKVRQRYSTAAGEPVGDQSEGSPLYVMSREDGEWLLTACQNTPVVGS; encoded by the coding sequence GTGAACACCGAGCAGAACGCGGACGTCGAGGCGATCAAGCAGGTCGTGGCCCGGGTCGAGCACGCGCAGCGGCACGAGCTGGTCGACGAGTTCGTCGCCCTCTTCCGGTCCGACGCCATCTGGACCACCGCCCACGGCAAGCGCCTCACCGGCCGGGACGAGATCGCGGCCTTCACCCGGCAGGTGCTGCCGGGTGCGATGCGGGACCTCAGGGCGACCTACGAGGTCGTGCACGTGCTGTTCATCCGCCCGGACGTCGCGGCCGTGAAGGTGCGCCAGCGCTACTCCACGGCCGCGGGGGAGCCGGTCGGCGACCAGTCCGAGGGCAGCCCGCTGTACGTGATGTCCCGAGAGGACGGGGAGTGGTTGTTGACCGCCTGCCAGAACACGCCGGTGGTCGGGTCCTGA
- a CDS encoding FBP domain-containing protein yields MKPLTERDIRASFVNCSKGEAKRLSVPRDLADRPWDDLDFLGWWDPSAPERSYLVAEVGDRLVGIALRRASQAGHLRRTMCSLCLTTHEGGGVLLMTARKAGRGGQQGDSVGSYLCADLACSLYVRGRKPVGPGGRLHESIPLEEKVERTAGNLARFLDRVLG; encoded by the coding sequence ATGAAACCGCTCACCGAACGCGACATCCGCGCGTCGTTCGTCAACTGCAGCAAGGGGGAGGCCAAGCGCCTGAGCGTGCCGAGGGACCTGGCCGACCGGCCGTGGGACGACCTGGACTTCCTGGGGTGGTGGGACCCCTCGGCGCCGGAGCGCTCCTACCTGGTTGCCGAGGTCGGGGACCGGTTGGTCGGGATCGCCCTGCGGCGGGCGAGCCAGGCCGGGCACCTGCGGCGCACCATGTGCTCGCTGTGCCTGACCACGCACGAGGGTGGTGGCGTACTGCTGATGACCGCGCGCAAGGCCGGTCGGGGAGGGCAGCAGGGCGACTCGGTCGGGTCCTACCTGTGCGCGGACCTGGCCTGCTCGCTCTACGTGCGGGGGCGCAAGCCGGTGGGGCCCGGCGGGCGGCTGCACGAGTCGATCCCGCTGGAGGAGAAGGTCGAGCGGACCGCGGGCAACCTGGCGCGGTTCCTGGACCGGGTGCTGGGCTGA
- a CDS encoding isocitrate lyase/PEP mutase family protein, protein MTVDFAVLAARAERLRELHRGEMLVLPNAWDAASAAIVAEAGFPAVATASAAVSAVLGHPDGEGAPWREMFAAAGRIARAVPVPVTVDAEAGYGLPARELVDRLLEVGAVGCNLEDTDHRAGGLVDAGAQARRLADVRSAAVAAGVPVVVNARVDTFLPASGVPEGERVAEAVRRGRLYLEAGADCVYPIGVRDRDVIATLVAELPGPVNGNTGDRLDLAALREVGVARVSYGPRFHREALAGFRAAVEEVRRVTGG, encoded by the coding sequence ATGACCGTCGACTTCGCCGTGCTGGCGGCCCGTGCCGAGAGGCTCCGCGAGCTGCACCGCGGGGAGATGCTCGTGCTGCCCAACGCGTGGGACGCCGCCAGCGCGGCCATCGTGGCCGAGGCGGGGTTCCCCGCGGTCGCCACGGCCAGCGCCGCCGTCTCGGCGGTGCTCGGCCACCCCGACGGGGAGGGCGCGCCGTGGCGGGAGATGTTCGCCGCGGCGGGGCGGATCGCCCGGGCGGTGCCCGTCCCGGTCACCGTGGACGCCGAGGCGGGTTACGGGCTGCCCGCCCGGGAGCTGGTGGACCGGCTGCTGGAGGTCGGCGCGGTCGGCTGCAACCTGGAGGACACCGACCACCGCGCCGGCGGCCTGGTCGACGCGGGCGCGCAGGCGCGCCGGCTGGCCGACGTCCGGTCCGCCGCGGTCGCCGCCGGGGTCCCGGTCGTGGTCAACGCCCGCGTCGACACCTTCCTGCCCGCCTCCGGGGTGCCCGAGGGCGAGCGGGTCGCCGAGGCGGTGCGGCGGGGGCGGCTCTACCTGGAGGCGGGCGCCGACTGCGTCTACCCGATCGGCGTGCGCGACCGGGACGTGATCGCCACCCTCGTGGCCGAGCTGCCCGGCCCGGTCAACGGCAACACCGGCGACCGCCTGGACCTGGCCGCGCTGCGGGAGGTGGGCGTGGCCAGGGTGTCCTACGGGCCGCGCTTCCACCGCGAAGCCCTCGCGGGTTTCAGGGCGGCCGTGGAGGAGGTGCGCCGGGTCACCGGCGGTTGA
- a CDS encoding iron-containing redox enzyme family protein, which yields MSGSEYRTTYLRALDPECPSPRADELPRVRAALAEVDPGGEEEIPALVAGARAWAEEEGRRFREVLAGPDRGSARDRVLNNCAPLALSAGAWLQWLSGAGNAESELVLRVLSLYAQDIGVGYPHADRGSDYRAVLRAHRLLDEAPGVRLAGSDQVENSAFRFPGLLLAMSRLPEEFRPELLGADLCLRAVGLPPPLAGLDPAVLGVPVDTLDLGAARHGDPRTGLELSRAAAEAVLEVGEGDRLRHGFRWAGHELRLWCDALLRETDLATHPDYDVWRLIWSRARQAAVYHADFPLEGRPLAEWFADVDAGPGAFLGALARSTLVRPGQPDRSPLLRGLIGERGRMFRVFTDDEVAVLRRWIAGLAPDGETPGGAGHERLHRAQRSWYRPDGAPGRSDAGTGAGDGAGAGSATGVAFGAGAGAGSATGVAFGAGAGAGSATGVAFDTGSATGVAFDTGSATGVAFSAGASDDFGRPSAREAYRALLSRAEPPGLRRFAHDYATRWLTRSAYHLDRAPRQLPPRWDPETGLRGWLAAEHDRHAAEHDATEPRLPTREELVESTLQLAPLIMIDGGWLQGFTDHQLGSSAAGHFLFQTYWDELGNGVWELNHPKIYRDLVRQMGVDLPPTDSPAFSAHPGFHDESFELPVYWLCVSRFPRTFAPEILGLNLAMELSGVGGSYRDARLALLHHGFSTQFVDLHNTIDNVSTGHSAWAVDAIDSYLAEQPRADDGVWRRIRVGYRSLNPPEGVAATLYSTLKSRTARYARR from the coding sequence GTGTCGGGCTCGGAGTACCGCACCACCTACCTCAGGGCGCTCGACCCCGAGTGCCCGTCGCCCCGCGCGGACGAGCTGCCGCGCGTGCGGGCGGCGCTCGCCGAGGTCGACCCCGGCGGTGAGGAGGAGATCCCGGCCCTGGTGGCCGGGGCCCGTGCCTGGGCCGAGGAGGAGGGCCGGCGGTTCCGCGAGGTCCTGGCCGGCCCGGACCGGGGTTCGGCGCGCGACCGCGTGCTGAACAACTGCGCGCCGCTGGCGCTGTCCGCGGGCGCGTGGCTGCAGTGGCTGTCCGGCGCGGGCAACGCCGAGTCGGAGCTGGTCCTGCGCGTACTGTCTCTCTACGCGCAGGACATCGGCGTCGGCTACCCGCACGCGGACCGCGGCAGCGACTACCGGGCGGTGCTGCGCGCCCACCGCCTGCTCGACGAGGCACCGGGCGTGCGGCTGGCGGGCAGCGACCAGGTGGAGAACTCCGCCTTCCGCTTCCCGGGCCTGCTGCTGGCCATGAGCCGCCTGCCGGAGGAGTTCCGGCCCGAGCTGCTGGGCGCGGACCTGTGCCTGCGCGCGGTCGGCCTGCCACCGCCGCTCGCCGGGCTCGACCCGGCGGTGCTGGGCGTGCCCGTCGACACCCTCGACCTCGGCGCGGCCCGGCACGGCGACCCGCGCACCGGGCTGGAGCTGTCCCGGGCCGCCGCCGAGGCGGTGCTGGAGGTCGGCGAGGGCGACCGGTTGCGGCACGGGTTCCGCTGGGCCGGGCACGAGCTGCGGCTGTGGTGCGACGCGCTGCTGCGGGAGACGGACCTGGCCACCCACCCCGACTACGACGTGTGGCGGCTGATCTGGTCGCGGGCCAGGCAGGCGGCCGTCTACCACGCCGACTTCCCGCTGGAGGGCAGGCCGCTCGCCGAGTGGTTCGCCGACGTCGACGCGGGGCCGGGCGCGTTCCTCGGCGCGCTGGCGCGGAGCACCCTGGTCCGGCCCGGGCAGCCCGACCGGAGCCCGCTGCTGCGCGGGCTGATCGGGGAGCGCGGGCGGATGTTCCGGGTGTTCACCGATGACGAGGTCGCGGTGCTGCGGCGGTGGATCGCCGGGTTGGCGCCGGACGGCGAGACGCCGGGTGGGGCCGGGCACGAGCGGCTGCACCGGGCGCAGCGGTCCTGGTACCGGCCGGACGGGGCGCCCGGGCGGTCGGACGCGGGGACGGGCGCCGGGGACGGGGCCGGTGCCGGGTCTGCGACTGGTGTTGCGTTTGGCGCGGGTGCCGGCGCCGGCTCTGCGACCGGTGTTGCGTTTGGCGCGGGTGCCGGCGCCGGCTCTGCGACTGGTGTTGCGTTTGATACCGGCTCTGCGACTGGTGTTGCGTTTGATACCGGCTCTGCGACTGGTGTTGCGTTTAGTGCCGGTGCGAGCGACGACTTCGGTCGTCCCTCGGCCAGGGAGGCGTACCGCGCCCTGCTCAGCCGCGCCGAACCGCCCGGCCTGCGCCGGTTCGCGCACGACTACGCGACCCGCTGGCTGACCCGCTCCGCCTACCACCTCGACCGCGCCCCCCGGCAGCTCCCACCCCGCTGGGACCCCGAGACCGGCCTGCGCGGCTGGCTCGCCGCCGAGCACGACCGGCACGCCGCCGAGCACGACGCGACCGAACCACGCCTGCCCACGCGCGAGGAACTGGTCGAGTCGACCCTCCAGCTCGCCCCGCTCATCATGATCGACGGCGGCTGGCTCCAGGGGTTCACCGACCACCAGCTGGGCAGCTCCGCGGCCGGCCACTTCCTGTTCCAGACCTACTGGGACGAGCTGGGCAACGGCGTGTGGGAGCTGAACCACCCGAAGATCTACCGCGACCTGGTCCGCCAGATGGGCGTCGACCTCCCGCCGACCGACTCGCCGGCGTTCAGCGCCCACCCCGGCTTCCACGACGAGTCGTTCGAGCTGCCGGTGTACTGGCTGTGCGTCTCCCGGTTCCCGCGCACGTTCGCGCCCGAGATCCTGGGCCTGAACCTGGCCATGGAGCTGTCCGGGGTCGGCGGCAGCTACCGCGACGCGCGGCTCGCCCTGCTGCACCACGGGTTCAGCACCCAGTTCGTGGACCTGCACAACACCATCGACAACGTCTCCACCGGGCACTCCGCGTGGGCGGTGGACGCCATCGACAGCTACCTGGCCGAGCAGCCCCGGGCCGACGACGGGGTGTGGCGGCGCATCCGCGTCGGCTACCGGTCGCTCAACCCGCCGGAGGGCGTCGCGGCGACCCTCTACAGCACCCTGAAGTCCCGTACCGCACGGTACGCCCGACGGTGA
- a CDS encoding MFS transporter, producing MNPGQAWVPGPASPASFVMPLDSLVVTTALSTIRQDPAAPVETLEWTVDAYNPAFAVLPPTGAALGDRFGRRRVFVLGLVVFTAASAACAPAPGIGALIAARAVRGAGAAMVLPLTLVSAAFPAARRGRAMGLHPGVTGLAAFSGPFVGGVVAEGLAWQWVFWLNLPVGVTAGAFGVVRALVRGNAAGWGSAEVLPALVVGGAGLTTAVPAAQKAVVGAVRPQEIGQASGAFTVLRILGGVFGVAVPVAVFAAVGGYSSAEQFSRGFTAAMGVVTAFAVGGVLCALGMPATRPTAVRLGGNR from the coding sequence GTGAACCCCGGGCAGGCGTGGGTGCCGGGGCCGGCCTCGCCGGCGTCGTTCGTGATGCCGCTGGACAGCCTGGTCGTGACCACGGCGTTGAGCACGATCCGGCAGGACCCGGCGGCACCGGTGGAGACGCTGGAGTGGACGGTCGACGCGTACAACCCGGCGTTCGCGGTGCTGCCGCCGACCGGGGCGGCGCTGGGTGACCGGTTCGGCCGCCGCCGGGTGTTCGTGCTCGGGCTGGTGGTGTTCACCGCCGCGTCGGCAGCCTGCGCGCCGGCACCGGGCATCGGTGCCCTGATCGCGGCCCGGGCGGTGCGGGGCGCGGGCGCCGCGATGGTGCTGCCGCTGACCCTGGTCAGCGCGGCCTTCCCGGCGGCGCGGCGGGGTCGGGCGATGGGGCTCCACCCGGGCGTCACCGGGCTGGCCGCGTTCAGCGGCCCGTTCGTCGGCGGCGTGGTGGCCGAGGGCCTGGCCTGGCAGTGGGTCTTCTGGCTGAACCTGCCGGTCGGCGTGACCGCGGGCGCGTTCGGCGTCGTCCGGGCCCTGGTCCGCGGGAACGCGGCGGGCTGGGGCAGCGCCGAGGTGCTGCCCGCCCTGGTCGTCGGCGGTGCCGGGCTGACCACGGCCGTGCCCGCGGCGCAGAAGGCGGTGGTCGGGGCGGTGCGGCCGCAGGAGATCGGCCAGGCGTCGGGGGCGTTCACGGTGCTGCGCATCCTCGGCGGCGTGTTCGGCGTGGCGGTCCCGGTCGCCGTCTTCGCGGCCGTCGGGGGCTACTCGTCGGCCGAGCAGTTCAGCCGCGGCTTCACCGCGGCGATGGGCGTGGTCACCGCGTTCGCGGTCGGCGGCGTGCTCTGCGCGCTCGGCATGCCCGCCACCCGTCCGACCGCTGTCCGACTTGGGGGGAACCGATGA
- a CDS encoding TetR/AcrR family transcriptional regulator, which produces MSRAGLTAERLTEGAAELADEIGFDNVTVTALARRFGVRDASLYSHVKNAQELRTRVAALALSELADRVAAALAGRAGRDALAAFADAYRAYAKQHPGRYAALRIPLDPTGPAADAARRHSELTRALLREYRLAEDDETDAVRMLHGFCHGYVSLEKSGGFDHHPRHVDDSWARSVAALDGLLRNWPA; this is translated from the coding sequence ATGTCACGCGCGGGGTTGACCGCCGAACGGCTGACCGAGGGCGCGGCCGAACTCGCGGACGAGATCGGCTTCGACAACGTGACCGTCACCGCGCTGGCGCGGCGGTTCGGCGTCCGGGACGCAAGCCTGTACTCGCACGTCAAGAACGCCCAGGAGCTGCGCACGAGGGTGGCGGCGCTGGCGCTGTCCGAGCTGGCCGACCGGGTGGCCGCCGCCCTGGCCGGGCGCGCGGGCCGGGACGCGCTGGCCGCCTTCGCCGACGCCTACCGGGCCTACGCCAAGCAGCACCCGGGCCGGTACGCCGCCCTCCGGATCCCGCTCGACCCGACCGGGCCGGCGGCCGACGCGGCCCGCCGGCACTCGGAGCTGACCAGGGCGCTGCTGCGCGAGTACCGGCTGGCCGAGGACGACGAGACCGACGCGGTGCGGATGCTGCACGGCTTCTGCCACGGCTACGTGAGCCTGGAGAAGTCGGGCGGGTTCGACCACCACCCGCGCCACGTCGACGACTCGTGGGCCCGGTCGGTGGCCGCCCTGGACGGCCTGCTGCGCAACTGGCCCGCCTGA
- a CDS encoding SGNH/GDSL hydrolase family protein: MDQADLAPQMKQYEDFAAGDVRWLPYLVFFNRTGYRSPVVNTDAGGFRLGLGPDGPCSLLENRPDGEVNVLLGGSPAFGFGATADEHTITSALSRGERVPWLNLGAPAFNSTQELVLFMLHRHQLPRVRDIIVFSGLNDLVVAGLPDARADYGQFFFSGEFFSQLGVPEAGQQLRQPKWALGRLAQRIGLSSGAAEPEEPRTPTPEERVDTAVAQCARDLDRLLELAAPTGARVHFVLQPTALWTGKRRSPEERALIDDADRKMAAVWDLFRPILDPAVHAAYRDRLAEVCAQRSVSFFDANPAVSGDEWFFVDLVHLNDEGNRVVAEALRTGLGLGGDRELEGVG; the protein is encoded by the coding sequence GTGGACCAGGCTGATCTCGCCCCGCAGATGAAGCAGTACGAGGACTTCGCCGCCGGTGACGTGCGGTGGCTGCCGTACCTGGTGTTCTTCAACCGGACCGGCTACCGCTCACCGGTGGTCAACACCGACGCGGGCGGGTTCCGCCTCGGCCTCGGCCCCGACGGGCCGTGCTCGCTGCTGGAGAACCGCCCCGACGGCGAGGTGAACGTGCTGCTCGGCGGCTCGCCCGCGTTCGGCTTCGGCGCGACCGCCGACGAGCACACCATCACCTCGGCGCTGTCGCGCGGCGAGCGGGTGCCGTGGCTCAACCTCGGCGCGCCCGCGTTCAACTCCACCCAGGAGCTGGTGCTGTTCATGCTGCACCGGCACCAGTTGCCGCGGGTGCGCGACATCATCGTGTTCTCCGGCCTCAACGACCTGGTGGTCGCCGGCCTGCCCGACGCCCGCGCCGACTACGGCCAGTTCTTCTTCTCCGGCGAGTTCTTCAGCCAGCTCGGCGTGCCCGAGGCCGGCCAGCAGCTGCGCCAGCCCAAGTGGGCGCTGGGCAGGCTCGCGCAGCGCATCGGCCTGTCCTCCGGCGCGGCCGAGCCGGAGGAGCCGAGGACGCCCACGCCGGAGGAGCGCGTCGACACGGCGGTCGCCCAGTGCGCCCGCGACCTGGACCGCCTGCTGGAGCTGGCCGCGCCCACCGGTGCCCGGGTGCACTTCGTGCTCCAGCCGACCGCGCTGTGGACGGGCAAGCGGCGCTCGCCGGAGGAGCGGGCGCTGATCGACGACGCCGACCGGAAGATGGCGGCGGTCTGGGACCTGTTCCGGCCGATCCTCGACCCGGCCGTGCACGCGGCCTACCGCGACCGCCTGGCCGAGGTGTGCGCGCAGCGGTCGGTGTCCTTCTTCGACGCCAACCCGGCGGTGTCCGGCGACGAGTGGTTCTTCGTCGACCTGGTGCACCTCAACGACGAGGGCAACCGCGTGGTCGCCGAGGCGCTGCGGACCGGGCTCGGCCTCGGCGGCGACCGCGAACTGGAGGGGGTCGGCTGA